One window of the Streptomyces sp. NBC_00259 genome contains the following:
- a CDS encoding IS5 family transposase (programmed frameshift) produces the protein MLVGPVVGKRESRPWIVSDELWALIEPLLPELGPKLVAGRPRVPDRQALCGILFVLHTGIQWEYLPQELGFGSGMTCWRRLAAWNEAGVWDRLHAVLLTKLRAARQLDWSRAVIDSSHVRAARPGPKSGPSPVDRARPGSKHHVIVDGQGVPLAVSLTGGNRNDVTQLIPLLEKVPSVPGLVGRPRKRPEKLLGDRGYDHDRYRRLVRAQGIKPVIARRGISHGSGLGIHRWVVERTIAWLHGFRRLRIRWERRDDIHEAFLGLATCLITHRHVQRLC, from the exons ATGCTCGTTGGTCCGGTGGTGGGGAAGAGGGAGTCTCGTCCGTGGATCGTGTCGGATGAACTGTGGGCACTGATCGAGCCGTTGCTGCCGGAGCTGGGGCCGAAGCTGGTCGCGGGGCGGCCGCGGGTGCCTGACCGGCAAGCGCTTTGCGGGATCTTGTTCGTTCTGCACACCGGGATCCAGTGGGAGTACCTGCCGCAGGAGCTTGGTTTCGGATCTGGCATGACCTGCTGGCGGCGTCTGGCCGCGTGGAACGAGGCCGGCGTATGGGACCGGCTGCACGCTGTCCTTCTGACGAAGCTGCGGGCGGCGAGGCAGCTGGACTGGTCCCGGGCGGTGATCGACTCCAGTCACGTGAGGGCCGCTCGGC CGGGGCCCAAAAGCGGGCCGAGCCCGGTCGACCGCGCTCGGCCGGGCAGCAAGCACCACGTCATCGTCGACGGGCAGGGTGTCCCGCTCGCGGTGTCGCTGACCGGCGGGAACCGCAACGACGTCACTCAGCTGATACCCCTACTCGAGAAGGTGCCGTCGGTCCCCGGTCTGGTCGGACGACCACGCAAGCGGCCCGAGAAACTGCTTGGGGACCGCGGCTACGACCACGACAGGTACCGACGACTGGTCCGGGCGCAGGGCATCAAACCGGTGATCGCCCGCCGCGGTATCTCGCACGGATCCGGCCTCGGCATCCATCGATGGGTCGTCGAGCGCACCATCGCCTGGCTCCACGGTTTCCGCCGCCTCCGCATCCGGTGGGAGCGACGCGACGACATCCATGAAGCCTTCCTCGGCCTCGCCACCTGCCTCATCACCCACCGACACGTCCAACGCCTTTGTTAG
- a CDS encoding IS701 family transposase codes for MDLGEVEELRGELAAFVAEVFASVSRRDQRAKGDCYLRGLMLDGRRKSIQPMAERLPDGDMQALQQFVNQSPWDHAAVLRAVAVKTVPVVDPVVWVIDDVSFPKDGKMSVAVARQWCGALGKQSNCQVAVSLHAASDTASVPISWRLFVPAEWDQDAERRAKAGVPEEVGHREKWRLALDLIDEAIAWGLTPRVIVADAGYGQNTAFRQALVERGLDFVVAVRADESAHPHHAVPTVPDWNGRGRKPAARYRTPALPLKALAPAEGRKSYRQATWRKGSKGPMRSRFKVHTVRPAGVATRRHAIAQAGGSTAWDGVLPTATLLSEWPTAEKAPTEYWLTSLPADTPLRHLARLAKMRWRIEHDYREMKHGLGLDHFEGRTWRGWHHHATLVTAAHAFLTLRRLDPKATAPA; via the coding sequence GTGGACTTGGGGGAAGTTGAGGAACTGCGGGGCGAGTTGGCTGCGTTCGTGGCTGAGGTGTTCGCTTCGGTGTCGCGCCGGGATCAGCGGGCGAAGGGTGACTGCTATCTGCGTGGGTTGATGCTGGACGGTCGGAGGAAGTCGATCCAGCCGATGGCTGAACGGCTGCCGGATGGTGACATGCAGGCGTTGCAGCAGTTCGTGAACCAGTCGCCGTGGGACCACGCGGCGGTGCTGCGGGCGGTTGCCGTCAAGACGGTGCCGGTCGTTGATCCCGTGGTGTGGGTGATCGATGACGTGTCGTTCCCGAAGGACGGGAAGATGTCGGTGGCGGTGGCCCGGCAGTGGTGCGGAGCCCTGGGCAAGCAGTCGAACTGTCAGGTCGCGGTCAGCTTGCATGCCGCGTCGGACACTGCCTCCGTGCCGATCTCGTGGCGGCTGTTCGTGCCGGCCGAGTGGGACCAGGACGCCGAGCGCCGGGCCAAGGCGGGGGTGCCCGAGGAGGTGGGGCACCGGGAGAAGTGGCGCCTGGCTCTGGATCTGATCGACGAGGCGATCGCCTGGGGCCTGACACCCAGGGTGATCGTCGCGGATGCCGGATACGGCCAGAACACCGCCTTCCGGCAGGCGCTGGTCGAGCGGGGCCTGGACTTCGTCGTCGCCGTGCGGGCGGATGAATCCGCCCACCCCCATCACGCGGTCCCCACCGTGCCCGACTGGAACGGAAGGGGACGCAAGCCTGCTGCCCGCTACCGCACCCCGGCGCTGCCGCTGAAGGCCCTGGCCCCTGCAGAGGGACGCAAGAGCTACCGGCAGGCGACCTGGCGCAAGGGCTCCAAAGGCCCGATGCGCTCGAGGTTCAAGGTCCACACGGTGCGTCCGGCCGGAGTCGCGACCCGCAGACACGCCATCGCCCAGGCCGGCGGCTCCACCGCCTGGGACGGCGTTCTGCCCACGGCCACCCTGCTCAGCGAGTGGCCCACCGCAGAGAAGGCGCCGACCGAGTACTGGCTGACCAGCCTGCCCGCCGACACCCCGTTGCGGCACCTGGCCCGTCTGGCGAAGATGCGCTGGCGCATCGAGCACGACTACCGCGAGATGAAACACGGCCTCGGCCTGGACCACTTCGAGGGCCGCACCTGGCGCGGCTGGCACCACCACGCCACCCTCGTCACCGCCGCCCACGCCTTCCTCACCCTCCGCCGCCTGGACCCAAAAGCAACAGCGCCGGCCTGA
- a CDS encoding SDR family NAD(P)-dependent oxidoreductase encodes MAQQIADKTALVTGGGSSIGRASTLALAAEGLLVAVGNRTAETLEGTVRPIEAAGGSAHQLVANVTDESRIEQAVQAAPAETGRPDFDRNDDGYDGEFRLSQVYSPAMLAYAIAPNEHRVFHSNGRHRGRVGGERLPDLWLPGQGRHRRPAVDGPEKQK; translated from the coding sequence ATGGCCCAGCAAATCGCAGACAAGACAGCCCTCGTCACCGGAGGCGGCAGCAGCATCGGGCGGGCGTCCACCCTCGCCCTGGCCGCTGAGGGCCTGCTGGTGGCTGTCGGCAACCGCACAGCCGAGACCCTGGAGGGAACCGTCCGACCGATCGAAGCCGCCGGCGGCTCCGCCCACCAGCTAGTCGCCAACGTCACCGACGAGTCCCGGATCGAACAAGCCGTCCAGGCCGCGCCTGCAGAAACCGGCCGCCCCGACTTCGACCGGAACGACGACGGCTACGACGGAGAGTTTCGACTCAGCCAGGTCTACTCCCCCGCCATGCTGGCCTACGCGATCGCCCCCAACGAGCACCGCGTGTTTCACTCCAACGGCCGGCACCGTGGGCGAGTAGGGGGTGAACGTCTGCCGGATCTCTGGCTTCCCGGACAAGGGCGGCATCGCCGCCCTGCAGTTGATGGCCCAGAAAAGCAGAAGTGA
- a CDS encoding MarR family winged helix-turn-helix transcriptional regulator, producing MSDADSLNVDEERFWRALMRVMIALPRSLDADLLRSTGLSLTDYIVLVNLSEAENQELRMTELAAACALSASRITRIVETLQARGQVVKRRHEGDGRGHVASLTPDGLKRLRAAYPVHLASARKRVVDQLDGRSLPALVRQFEAVVKRLD from the coding sequence GTGAGTGATGCTGATTCGCTGAACGTCGACGAAGAACGTTTCTGGCGCGCCCTGATGCGTGTCATGATCGCGCTCCCGCGCTCGCTGGACGCAGACCTGCTGCGGTCCACGGGCCTGTCGCTCACCGATTACATCGTCCTCGTGAACCTCTCCGAGGCTGAGAACCAGGAGCTGCGGATGACGGAACTCGCCGCGGCCTGCGCCCTGTCGGCGAGTCGGATCACCCGGATCGTGGAGACGCTTCAAGCTCGGGGACAGGTGGTCAAGCGGCGCCATGAAGGCGACGGCCGGGGCCATGTGGCCTCGCTCACCCCGGACGGGCTGAAACGTCTCCGGGCTGCTTACCCCGTTCATCTGGCGAGTGCCCGCAAGCGGGTCGTCGACCAGCTCGACGGACGGTCCCTGCCCGCTCTGGTCAGGCAGTTCGAAGCCGTGGTGAAAAGGCTCGACTGA